The stretch of DNA TCGTCGGCGAGCTGGAAGTAGCCGGCGCTCTGCATCTGTGTCGCAAGGAATTCCGCGTTGCGCGTCGGATTGGTGAACACGTTGGGCTGTCTACGTGCGCCCGTCGTGGGATCGATCGTGGCCACTTTGATGTACTCGGCTTCCATCTGCAGACCCAGCGCCATGATCACCGCCGTGACGGTGCCTCGCAGCAGCGGTGGCGGGTCCGGCAGCGGCGGGATCAGCGACACCAGCGACGTCAACAATGGGTTCTTGGTCACCGTCGGCCCGATGAACGGGATCGCGAATCCGCCCAATTGAGCGAACAAGCTGTTGGGCGGCCCGCTGACCCGCTCGATCGACAGGCTCATCGGATCCTGATCGTTCCAGTCCGACAACGTATTTCGGACTGCGATCAGTGTGGTGTCGTCGGTGATCTGAATATGGTTGGGCCCCGGGCCGGTCGGTGAACCGCTGACAGTGACGGTGAACGAGCCATCCGGATTGCGAACAAGATCCTTGCCGTTGAGGACCGCCGCCGTGTTACCCGACAAGCCGGTCAGCACGCTGAACGTCGTTTCTGCAGGGTCCTCGCCGGTGAACCGGCCGGTGATCACGTACGTCGAGGCCTTGTTGACCGCCATGAAGCGGTAGATCGTGTCCGGGTTGTCGTAGAGGATCCGCGATCCGCTGACGTCCTGCCCATACCAGGTGTGCGGTGGCGCCACCTGCATAACCGCTGTTGGCGTCATCGGATTGAGCAGCTGCTGCTGGAACGCCGCCCCCATTGCGTACTCGTTGACCGCTTGGTTCAGCGCGTCATGGTTTTCCTGATCCGGGCCGCC from Mycobacterium sp. JS623 encodes:
- a CDS encoding DUF1214 domain-containing protein, which encodes MPATNKKKKKVAEPKPKSGTATASTDEPAPHTTTTIAKSADVADPTPKPAAPAETLAMVSTVGTGSREVAQATVSSPATTPTVRAQTLAVSPLGTPEQVAAEQRAAQTVDTLPVQLMKLVLQFGWRSTAQQQFNLIGGPDQENHDALNQAVNEYAMGAAFQQQLLNPMTPTAVMQVAPPHTWYGQDVSGSRILYDNPDTIYRFMAVNKASTYVITGRFTGEDPAETTFSVLTGLSGNTAAVLNGKDLVRNPDGSFTVTVSGSPTGPGPNHIQITDDTTLIAVRNTLSDWNDQDPMSLSIERVSGPPNSLFAQLGGFAIPFIGPTVTKNPLLTSLVSLIPPLPDPPPLLRGTVTAVIMALGLQMEAEYIKVATIDPTTGARRQPNVFTNPTRNAEFLATQMQSAGYFQLADDQALVLTINPGDAGYFVVPVTNDWTITDNYWDQQTSLNISQAKKNLDGTYTIVVSPQDPEIWNWVSTGGLNQGTISIRFQDIDSDATNLPTVSSQVVSLDQLASVVPAGTVPATALDRVDQIALRKSGFNNRFAPYPQP